A window from Fibrobacter sp. UWT2 encodes these proteins:
- the radA gene encoding DNA repair protein RadA, with amino-acid sequence MVALNKSKAKKEIEFLCTECGNTTPKWAGKCPFCGAWSSLKEHVVENILEGGRASRGLGGPVHKVVPLKDVATEDTRRLSSANAEFDRVLGGGLAPGSLVLIGGDPGIGKSTLVLSTLATMTAAGVKTLYVSGEESAVQVKLRSERLNVAGSDMLLLCETSLEKILQQAQDIKPQVLVIDSIQTVYKSDLSGTPGCATQLRECTLDLMVFAKNTGCITILIGHVTKDGQIAGPRILEHMVDTVVYFEGDRNHQYRILRTIKNRFGATDEIGVFEMTGHGLSPVENPSRVFLQENVPPTPGSVVCCTLEGSRAMLFETQALVSSTTFAVPQRVAAGIDSKRLTIILALLEKFGGVVVGASDVFVSIAGGLKVSDTSSDLALALAIASNHLGIPLGRQSIAIGELGLSGEVRSVSLLETRLKEARRLGITEAVVPAGGRLPENTSGMKIVQVNTLSAAVNWLMDKK; translated from the coding sequence ATGGTAGCACTAAATAAGTCGAAAGCGAAAAAAGAAATTGAGTTCCTTTGCACTGAATGTGGCAATACTACGCCCAAGTGGGCGGGCAAGTGCCCGTTCTGCGGTGCATGGAGCAGCCTCAAGGAACACGTGGTCGAAAATATTCTCGAGGGCGGTCGAGCCTCTCGCGGCTTGGGCGGCCCGGTGCACAAGGTGGTGCCGCTTAAGGATGTCGCGACTGAAGATACGCGGCGGCTGAGCTCCGCCAACGCTGAATTTGACCGCGTGCTAGGGGGCGGGCTTGCACCAGGTTCCCTGGTGCTCATTGGTGGCGATCCGGGAATCGGCAAGTCCACGCTCGTGCTTTCGACGCTCGCCACCATGACAGCCGCCGGCGTCAAGACGCTGTATGTGAGCGGCGAAGAGAGCGCGGTACAGGTCAAGCTCCGCAGCGAGCGCCTGAATGTCGCTGGCTCCGATATGCTTTTGCTTTGCGAAACCAGCCTCGAAAAAATCTTGCAGCAGGCGCAGGATATTAAACCTCAGGTGCTTGTAATCGACTCTATCCAGACGGTCTATAAGAGTGACTTGTCGGGGACTCCGGGCTGCGCTACCCAGCTTCGTGAATGTACCCTTGACCTGATGGTCTTTGCCAAGAATACGGGCTGCATCACCATTCTAATCGGGCATGTGACCAAGGACGGTCAGATTGCGGGCCCACGTATTTTGGAACATATGGTCGACACCGTCGTGTACTTCGAGGGCGACCGCAATCACCAGTACCGGATACTCCGGACTATCAAGAACCGCTTTGGAGCCACTGACGAAATCGGCGTATTCGAGATGACGGGGCACGGGCTTTCGCCTGTGGAAAACCCGAGCCGGGTGTTCTTGCAAGAGAATGTGCCGCCGACACCCGGAAGCGTTGTCTGCTGTACACTAGAAGGTTCCCGTGCCATGCTTTTTGAAACCCAGGCGCTGGTGAGCTCTACGACGTTTGCTGTGCCCCAGCGCGTGGCTGCTGGAATCGATTCCAAACGTCTGACGATTATCCTTGCTCTGCTAGAAAAGTTCGGCGGGGTAGTGGTCGGTGCATCAGATGTGTTCGTTTCTATTGCCGGCGGGCTGAAGGTCTCCGACACTTCATCGGACCTCGCCCTGGCTCTTGCCATCGCCAGCAATCATCTTGGTATCCCGCTGGGCCGCCAGTCCATCGCCATTGGCGAATTGGGACTGTCTGGCGAGGTCCGCTCCGTGAGCCTGTTGGAAACAAGACTCAAGGAAGCCCGCCGCCTGGGAATCACCGAGGCGGTTGTCCCTGCGGGCGGACGCCTCCCCGAAAACACCTCCGGCATGAAGATTGTCCAAGTCAACACCCTTTCCGCCGCCGTAAACTGGTTGATGGACAAAAAGTAA
- the sbcD gene encoding exonuclease subunit SbcD, translating to MKLIHTADWHLGNSMHDIDRLEESKQFLDWLKEQIVDFGAECLVVAGDIFDTTNPSVEARRLYFRFLASLLDTCCKNIVLVGGNHDSGALLDAPRDLLDALNIQMVGSLGERPVEELIKELTDANGNVVGISAAVPYVREMELRRFKTEDAMDFASNTFKGLYHAVYEAADKVRNGRNVPIIATGHLYAAQLEGRPDNDNGSDAKEHGMRDIVGNLGTVPVAVFPEGFDYVALGHIHYTTMVAKNPKVRYSGSPFVLGFDEAERDHHILLVDLAKDATPVVEKIVTPQYYAFKRVSGSIDAVKDQLKQLAKAPSEKPLKVEVVYDYMPGVSVHEALSSVLEKAPFEVVSWKVNRAASLSAEDFSDDALESIEVLDDEEIFRRLMMSKLGITEANDEFNKDYEKYLSLYRLVVEEVNSEEA from the coding sequence ATGAAGCTGATACATACCGCCGACTGGCATTTGGGCAACTCCATGCACGACATCGACAGGTTAGAAGAATCCAAGCAGTTCCTGGATTGGCTCAAGGAACAAATCGTGGATTTCGGGGCAGAATGCCTTGTAGTTGCAGGCGATATTTTTGACACGACGAACCCCTCTGTAGAGGCGCGCCGCCTTTATTTCCGCTTTTTGGCCTCTTTGTTGGATACTTGCTGTAAAAATATTGTACTGGTGGGCGGTAACCACGATTCGGGTGCTCTGCTCGATGCTCCCCGCGATTTGCTGGATGCGCTCAATATCCAGATGGTAGGTTCCCTGGGCGAGCGTCCGGTCGAAGAATTGATCAAGGAATTGACGGATGCCAATGGCAACGTGGTTGGCATCAGCGCCGCAGTCCCTTACGTGCGCGAAATGGAATTGCGTCGTTTCAAGACCGAAGACGCTATGGATTTTGCCTCCAATACCTTTAAAGGCCTGTATCATGCCGTGTACGAGGCTGCCGACAAGGTGCGTAATGGCCGTAATGTGCCCATTATTGCAACGGGACATTTGTATGCTGCCCAGTTGGAAGGTCGTCCGGATAACGATAACGGTAGCGATGCCAAGGAACACGGTATGCGCGATATCGTGGGAAATCTAGGTACTGTTCCCGTGGCGGTTTTCCCGGAAGGTTTTGACTACGTGGCTTTGGGACACATTCATTATACGACCATGGTGGCGAAAAATCCGAAAGTCCGCTATTCCGGTTCACCGTTTGTGCTCGGCTTTGACGAAGCGGAACGGGATCACCATATCTTGTTGGTGGACTTGGCGAAGGATGCGACCCCTGTCGTGGAAAAAATTGTTACTCCGCAGTATTACGCCTTTAAGCGTGTATCGGGCTCCATCGATGCCGTAAAAGATCAGTTGAAACAGTTGGCTAAAGCTCCGTCCGAAAAACCGTTGAAAGTAGAAGTGGTCTATGACTATATGCCGGGCGTGAGCGTTCATGAAGCTCTTTCGAGTGTGTTGGAAAAGGCTCCTTTTGAGGTGGTGAGTTGGAAGGTGAACCGTGCGGCATCGCTCTCTGCCGAAGACTTTTCCGACGATGCCCTTGAATCGATTGAAGTCTTGGATGATGAGGAAATTTTCAGACGCCTCATGATGAGTAAACTCGGTATAACCGAGGCTAATGATGAATTCAATAAGGATTACGAAAAATATCTATCGCTTTATAGATTGGTTGTAGAAGAAGTGAACAGCGAGGAGGCATAA
- a CDS encoding SbcC/MukB-like Walker B domain-containing protein, producing the protein MKILKVEFENINSLAGQWCIDFTDASYAELDHSLFVISGKTGMGKTSILDAITLAIYGATPRQGIIYNGNEGNAVMTSDKGNCYARVTYKCQKGIFVSEWSQRRAHDRANGNLQAAQGEIYSVDNPQQKLFSGRTGANGELGKANAEIIQLDYSQFCRSIMLAQGEFSKFLTSDERERADILEKLNGTEKYRRIGKKVGDHRSEARSARDNAQTAFDTLNNAMPKAEEIVADEALLADFAEKEKNLTTKKAELEARITWRNSMNAAQNRMIKADEDLKKATQNKSDFAENETLLARAEKAKECVSFYTKLQGLRNLQKSDGETLAQLQGKLPNAMEGLKNAGDQRALAEKAKSEAEQFVVENEPLWNEIRKLDENLKNAQNLVADAKKRKENAARVLAEAEGEVQKANGAILELEPKSNELKAVQAANAKDVDLRGIIPQSETLVKRIGEFDGQIRDAEKARVAAVTDYERAEGDFKLQSEKKQGLLLEQQKLFENDVLVLADVIQKHLVDGEACPVCGSKEHPACSHAENASVDETSVVSVAEKIRELNGKMQAVDAALGQSDVAKTRAKTAENAAVESIESLRTQKQEAADQVAILWKPWAEFSVDTASTVLEGLRQRLQTFEKNQSDLEKYTSKLELARNNEALYKNKVAEAKKSLDAETAAFDKASADLRKLADERTEKFGDKNVDAESSAAANKKNKAVAAYEAADGTFRSAENECNKLDTQIAALKDSLAKTVADIETASADFAKALKAKEFEDERDYLAAAMPEADFARLQARKKFVDESLASATSLRQEALDALEKLKTERTDETPLQTLLDEKKNVEDSLNGLLQNSGAARERVTRYKQNQVRLQELEKDLEAKKAEFARWEAMGEFFGVMDGRDFATFVQGLTFKSLLKLANKHLAIVKDRFRLVAKGNLDFEISDAEFDKPRGISNLSGGEKFLVSLSLALGIADFASRNVRVESLFMDEGFGTLDDATLEDVMSCLRSQQREGKMLGIITHVESVVNSITQRIELEPAQQGHSIIKGPGVSRGTAVA; encoded by the coding sequence ATGAAGATTTTGAAAGTTGAGTTTGAAAATATCAATAGCCTCGCAGGGCAATGGTGCATCGATTTTACCGATGCCTCTTATGCGGAATTGGATCACAGCCTTTTTGTCATTAGTGGCAAGACGGGTATGGGCAAAACCAGTATCCTTGATGCGATTACGTTGGCCATTTACGGGGCAACGCCGCGCCAGGGAATCATTTATAACGGCAACGAGGGCAACGCTGTCATGACTTCTGACAAGGGCAACTGCTATGCCCGCGTCACCTACAAGTGCCAAAAGGGTATCTTTGTTTCGGAATGGAGCCAGCGCCGCGCCCATGACAGGGCGAACGGAAATTTGCAAGCGGCTCAGGGCGAAATCTACTCCGTAGATAATCCCCAGCAAAAACTGTTTAGTGGAAGAACGGGGGCGAACGGTGAACTGGGTAAGGCCAATGCCGAAATAATCCAGTTGGATTATTCGCAGTTCTGCCGCTCCATTATGCTTGCCCAAGGTGAATTCAGCAAGTTTTTGACTAGTGACGAAAGGGAACGTGCCGACATTCTTGAAAAGTTGAACGGTACGGAAAAGTACCGCCGCATCGGCAAAAAAGTGGGTGACCACAGGAGCGAAGCTAGGTCTGCAAGAGACAATGCGCAGACTGCTTTTGATACCTTGAATAACGCCATGCCCAAGGCTGAAGAAATTGTAGCGGACGAAGCCTTGCTTGCTGATTTTGCCGAAAAAGAAAAGAACTTGACGACAAAAAAAGCGGAACTCGAAGCGAGAATTACTTGGCGTAATTCTATGAACGCCGCACAGAATCGCATGATCAAGGCGGATGAAGATCTTAAAAAGGCCACGCAGAATAAATCGGATTTTGCGGAAAACGAAACTCTGCTTGCCCGTGCCGAGAAGGCGAAGGAATGCGTGTCTTTTTATACGAAATTGCAGGGACTTCGCAATCTCCAAAAATCTGACGGAGAAACCTTAGCTCAGCTGCAGGGCAAGCTTCCGAATGCGATGGAAGGCTTGAAGAATGCTGGTGATCAGAGGGCTCTTGCAGAAAAAGCGAAGTCTGAGGCAGAACAGTTTGTTGTTGAAAATGAGCCTCTTTGGAATGAAATCCGCAAGTTGGATGAAAACCTGAAAAATGCGCAGAATCTGGTGGCTGACGCAAAAAAGCGCAAGGAAAATGCGGCGCGGGTGTTGGCCGAAGCCGAAGGTGAAGTCCAGAAGGCGAATGGTGCTATTCTTGAACTTGAACCGAAATCCAATGAACTTAAGGCCGTCCAAGCAGCGAATGCCAAGGATGTGGATCTGCGCGGGATTATTCCCCAGAGCGAAACTCTTGTAAAGCGAATCGGCGAATTTGATGGGCAAATTCGTGATGCTGAAAAAGCGAGAGTTGCTGCTGTCACGGACTATGAAAGGGCCGAAGGTGATTTCAAGTTGCAGTCCGAAAAGAAACAGGGCTTGCTTCTGGAACAGCAGAAACTGTTTGAAAACGACGTCTTGGTGCTTGCCGATGTGATCCAGAAACATCTGGTAGACGGCGAGGCCTGTCCGGTTTGCGGCTCCAAGGAACATCCGGCCTGTAGTCATGCGGAAAATGCTTCTGTAGACGAAACCTCTGTGGTGAGTGTCGCTGAAAAAATCCGCGAACTTAACGGCAAAATGCAAGCGGTTGATGCGGCTTTGGGACAGAGCGATGTCGCCAAAACTCGTGCAAAAACTGCTGAAAATGCGGCTGTAGAAAGCATCGAGTCTTTGAGGACGCAGAAACAGGAGGCTGCCGATCAGGTCGCCATCCTTTGGAAACCTTGGGCGGAATTCAGCGTCGATACGGCTTCGACTGTTTTGGAAGGCCTGCGTCAGCGCTTGCAGACTTTTGAAAAGAACCAGTCCGATTTGGAAAAGTATACAAGTAAACTCGAACTTGCGCGTAACAACGAAGCGCTTTATAAGAATAAGGTCGCTGAGGCGAAGAAGAGTCTGGATGCGGAAACTGCAGCCTTTGACAAGGCTTCTGCGGATTTGCGGAAGTTGGCTGATGAACGAACTGAAAAGTTTGGCGACAAGAATGTAGACGCGGAATCGTCTGCCGCTGCGAACAAGAAAAATAAGGCCGTTGCCGCGTATGAAGCTGCCGATGGTACTTTCCGTTCTGCAGAAAATGAATGCAATAAACTCGATACGCAAATCGCTGCGCTCAAGGATTCTCTTGCAAAAACGGTAGCGGATATCGAGACTGCATCTGCAGATTTTGCGAAAGCGCTTAAGGCAAAGGAATTTGAGGACGAACGTGATTACTTGGCTGCCGCGATGCCGGAGGCAGATTTTGCTCGGCTGCAGGCGAGGAAGAAGTTCGTGGATGAATCCCTTGCTTCGGCAACAAGCCTGCGCCAGGAAGCTCTTGATGCGCTTGAAAAACTGAAGACGGAACGTACTGACGAAACTCCGCTTCAGACTTTGCTTGACGAAAAGAAAAATGTGGAAGATTCGTTGAATGGTCTGCTGCAGAATTCTGGTGCAGCAAGAGAACGCGTGACTCGCTACAAGCAGAACCAGGTAAGGTTGCAGGAACTTGAAAAGGATCTTGAGGCGAAAAAGGCTGAATTTGCTCGCTGGGAGGCCATGGGGGAATTCTTCGGCGTGATGGATGGCCGTGATTTTGCCACGTTTGTGCAGGGATTGACCTTTAAATCGTTGCTGAAGCTTGCCAACAAGCATTTGGCGATTGTCAAGGACCGCTTTAGGCTGGTTGCAAAAGGAAACCTGGACTTCGAAATTTCTGATGCGGAATTTGACAAGCCTCGTGGAATTTCGAACCTTTCCGGTGGCGAAAAATTCCTGGTAAGCCTCTCGCTGGCCCTCGGTATTGCTGACTTCGCTAGCCGCAATGTCCGCGTGGAATCCCTGTTCATGGACGAAGGCTTTGGTACTTTGGACGATGCCACCTTGGAAGATGTAATGAGTTGTCTCCGGAGCCAGCAGCGCGAAGGAAAGATGCTTGGAATCATTACCCACGTGGAATCGGTGGTGAATAGCATTACCCAAAGGATTGAACTGGAACCTGCCCAGCAGGGACACAGTATCATCAAGGGCCCGGGCGTAAGCCGGGGCACTGCAGTGGCCTGA
- a CDS encoding ATP-dependent helicase produces MALENMDQEQREAVETTEGFVRVVAGAGSGKTRTLTQRYLYLVKEMGISPSNILCVTFTNKAANEMKKRIRTVLGGDDSGYISTFHGFCVRFLREEIHVLNYPKEFMILDEDDQKSLLHKAYADLGYSLKDLKISSVIDYIGGRKAADINYVSLFAELPSEGMTTKDHLLSLSEAADDKWMRVYYRYLYEQKKNYALDFDDLILSTLYILENFPEQLDKWRKRMMYIMVDEYQDIDGQQYQLADLLASYHKNLFVVGDPDQTIYGWRGADVNRILEFDKTHENTKTILLQNNYRSTPSILKVPDAVIKNNKFRIEKILRPKRVGGKTPVFYHAKNTREEAKWIVEQIQNAVQSAGGVHYKDIAVLYRMHSQSRSVEEALMAENIPYKVYSGVGFYQRKEIKDVICYLRMLVYADDLSFMRTVNTPKRQFGPRKIATLQAFADARGVGLYEALLEIVSEAGLLNNVAADVSSQAELSSVGNENQKIDFDCKAFLARSNVVEYVKLIERYRSRYKDMSVSEVLAKILRETKYEEMLRLDGDEDRLDNLAELKQGILEFENYYEEDASLDEYLQNIVLFTNTDEDTEEKDRVQLMTIHNAKGLEFPYVFVCGLNEGFFPVKRVQNKIQLEEERRLAYVAFTRAENVLCLSDAEDGVAGESGTRYPSRFLLEMDMGGLNIARGISEDFLEAAKAYIANIDRDREFLSDESLGLVKKAPSAEFAEGDRVMHKIFGEGTVKAVDEKNFCYEIAFEKFATPRSIQFDFPLTRI; encoded by the coding sequence ATGGCCCTAGAAAATATGGATCAGGAACAGCGGGAAGCGGTGGAAACCACCGAGGGTTTTGTGCGCGTGGTGGCGGGGGCTGGGTCCGGTAAAACCCGGACGCTGACCCAGCGTTACCTGTACCTGGTGAAAGAGATGGGAATTTCGCCGTCGAACATCCTTTGCGTTACGTTCACGAACAAAGCTGCGAACGAAATGAAGAAACGCATTCGCACGGTGTTGGGCGGTGACGATAGCGGCTACATTTCCACGTTCCACGGCTTTTGCGTGCGGTTCCTGCGCGAAGAAATCCATGTGCTGAACTACCCGAAAGAATTCATGATTCTGGACGAAGACGACCAGAAGTCTCTTTTGCACAAGGCCTACGCCGATTTGGGTTACTCGCTTAAGGATTTGAAAATCAGCAGCGTCATCGACTACATCGGGGGCCGCAAAGCGGCCGATATCAATTACGTTTCGCTGTTTGCGGAACTGCCATCAGAAGGCATGACGACAAAGGATCATCTGCTCTCGCTTTCGGAAGCGGCCGATGACAAGTGGATGCGCGTTTATTACCGCTACCTCTACGAGCAGAAAAAGAATTACGCGCTGGACTTTGACGACTTGATTCTTTCGACGCTGTACATTCTCGAGAATTTCCCGGAACAGCTTGACAAGTGGCGCAAGCGCATGATGTACATCATGGTCGATGAATATCAGGACATCGATGGTCAACAGTACCAACTGGCGGATTTGCTGGCGAGCTACCACAAGAATCTTTTTGTGGTGGGCGACCCGGACCAGACCATTTACGGCTGGCGCGGAGCCGATGTCAACCGCATTCTGGAATTTGACAAGACTCACGAAAATACCAAGACGATTTTGCTGCAGAACAATTATCGTTCCACGCCTAGCATTTTGAAGGTACCGGATGCAGTCATCAAGAACAATAAGTTCCGAATCGAAAAGATCTTAAGGCCAAAGCGTGTCGGCGGCAAGACACCTGTCTTTTACCACGCCAAGAACACCCGCGAAGAGGCCAAATGGATTGTAGAACAAATCCAGAACGCCGTGCAAAGCGCCGGCGGCGTCCACTACAAGGATATCGCGGTGCTTTATCGCATGCACTCGCAGTCGCGTTCTGTAGAAGAAGCCTTGATGGCCGAAAACATCCCTTACAAGGTTTACAGCGGTGTCGGCTTTTACCAGCGCAAAGAAATCAAGGATGTCATTTGCTACTTGCGAATGCTGGTGTACGCCGATGATTTGTCGTTCATGCGTACGGTAAATACGCCCAAGCGCCAGTTCGGCCCGCGCAAGATTGCGACATTGCAGGCCTTTGCCGATGCTCGCGGTGTCGGACTCTACGAAGCTCTGCTTGAAATTGTTTCGGAAGCGGGTCTTTTGAACAATGTGGCGGCCGATGTTTCTTCACAGGCAGAACTCTCTTCTGTCGGCAATGAAAATCAAAAGATTGATTTCGACTGCAAAGCATTTTTGGCCCGAAGCAATGTGGTGGAATATGTGAAGCTGATTGAAAGGTACCGTTCCCGCTACAAGGACATGAGTGTTTCTGAAGTCCTCGCGAAAATCTTGCGTGAAACCAAGTACGAAGAAATGCTGCGTCTAGACGGCGACGAAGACCGCCTAGACAATCTGGCGGAACTCAAGCAGGGAATTCTGGAATTCGAAAATTACTACGAAGAAGATGCTTCGCTAGATGAATACTTGCAGAACATTGTGCTGTTTACGAACACCGACGAAGATACGGAAGAAAAAGACCGCGTGCAGCTCATGACGATTCACAATGCGAAGGGTTTGGAATTCCCGTATGTGTTCGTATGCGGCTTGAACGAAGGCTTTTTTCCGGTCAAGCGCGTGCAGAACAAAATCCAGCTGGAAGAAGAACGCCGCTTGGCCTATGTGGCATTTACCCGCGCTGAGAATGTACTTTGCTTAAGCGATGCCGAAGACGGCGTTGCAGGCGAAAGCGGAACCCGCTACCCGTCTAGATTCTTGCTTGAAATGGATATGGGCGGACTGAACATCGCCCGCGGCATTTCAGAAGATTTTCTCGAAGCCGCGAAAGCCTACATTGCAAACATCGATCGCGATCGTGAATTTTTGAGCGACGAAAGTCTTGGGCTCGTAAAGAAAGCGCCTTCGGCCGAGTTTGCCGAGGGTGACCGCGTGATGCATAAAATCTTTGGCGAAGGAACCGTGAAGGCCGTAGACGAAAAGAATTTCTGCTACGAAATCGCCTTCGAAAAGTTTGCGACTCCGCGTTCTATTCAATTTGATTTTCCTTTGACACGGATTTAG